The DNA window gtaacagttatacctggttcctgtgcagaggtaacagttgtacctggttcctgtgcagaggtaacagatgtacctggttcctgtgcagaggtaacagatgtacctggttcctgtgcagaggtaacagttgtacctggttcctgtgcagaggtaacagttgtacctggttcctgtgcagaggtaacagttgtacctggttcctgtgcagaggtaacagttgtacCTGGCTCCTGTGCAGAGGTAACAGATGTACCTGGTTcctgtgcagaggtaacagttgtacCTGGCTCCTGTGCAGAGGTAACAGATGTACCTGGTTcctgtgcagaggtaacagttgtacCTGGTTCCTGTGAAGAGGTAACAGTTGTACCTGGTTTctgtgcagaggtaacagttgtacCTGGTTCCTGTGCAGAGGTAACAGATTTACCTGGTTCCTGTGCAGAGTTAACAGTTGTACCTGGTTActgtgcagaggtaacagttgtacctggttcctgtgcagaggtaacagttgtacCTGGTTActgtgcagaggtaacagttgtacctggttcctgtgcagaggtaacagttgtacCTGGTTActgtgcagaggtaacagttgtacctggttcctgtgcagaggtaacagatttacctggttcctgtgcagagttaacagatgtacctggttcctgtgcagaggtaacagttgtacctggttcctgtgcagaggtaacagttgtacctggttcctgtgcagaggtaacagttgtacCTAGTTActgtgcagaggtaacagttgtacctggttcctgtgcagaggtaacagttgtacctggttcctgtgcagaggtaacagttgtacCTGGTTCCTGTGCAGAGGTAGCAGTTTTACCTGGTTTctgtgcagaggtaacagttgtacCTGGTTCCTGTGCAGAGTTAACAGTTGTACCTAGTTACTGTGCAGAGGTAACAGTTTTACCTGGTTCCTGTGCAGAGGTAACAGATGTACCTGGTTCCTGTGCAGAGGTAACAGATGTACCTGGTTCCTGTGCAGAGGTAACAGATGTACCTGGTTCCTGTGCAGAGGTAACAGATGTACCTGGTTcctgtgcagaggtaacagttgtacCTGGTTCCTGTGCAGAGTTAACAGTTGTACCTGGTTCCTGTGCAGAGGTAACAGATGTACCTGGTTcctgtgcagaggtaacagttgtacCTGGTTACTGTGCAGAGGTAACAGTTTTACCTGGTTCCTGTGCAGAGGTAACAGATGTACATGGTTcctgtgcagaggtaacagttgtacCTGGTTCCTGTGCAGAGTTAACAGTTGTACCTGGTTCCTGTGCAGAGGTAACAGATGTACCTGGTTcctgtgcagaggtaacagttgtacCTGGTTACTGTGCAGAGGTAACAGTTTTACCTGGTTCCTGTGCAGAGGTAACAGATGTACCTGGTTCCTGTGCAGAGGTAACAGATGTACCTGGTTCCTGTGCAGAGGTAACAGATGTACCTGGTTCCTGTGCAGAGGTAACAGATGTACCTGGTTcctgtgcagaggtaacagttgtacATGGTTCCTGTGCAGAGTTAACAGTTGTACCTGGTTCCTGTGCAGAGGTAACAGATGTACCTGGtttctgtgcagaggtcacagttgtacctggttcctgtgcagaggtaacagttgtacctggttcctgtgcagaggtaacagttgtacctggttcctgtgcagaggtaacagatgtacctggttcctgtgcagaggtagcagttgtacctggttcctgtgcagaggtaacagttgtacCTGGTTCCTGTGCAGAGGTAACAGATGTACCTGGTTCCTGTGCAGAGGTAGCAGTTGTACCTGGTTCCTGTGCAGAGGTAGAAGTTTTACCTGGTTCCTGTGCAGAGGTAGAAGTTTTACCTGGTTCCTGTGCAGAGGTAGCAGTTGTACCTCGTTCCTGTGCAGAGTTAACAGTTGTACCTGGTTCCTGTGCAGAGGTAACATATGTACCTGGTTcctgtgcagaggtaacagttgtacCTGGTTCCTGTGCAGAGGTAGCAGTTTTACCTGGtttctgtgcagaggtcacagttgtacctggttcctgtgcagaggtaacagttgtacCTGGTTCCTGTGCAGAGGTAGCAGTTTTACCTGGTTTctgtgcagaggtaacagttgtacctggttcctgtgcagaggtaacagatgtacctggttcctgtgcagaggtagcagttgtacctggttcctgtgcagaggtaacagttgtacCTGGTTCCTGTGCAGAGGTAACAGATGTACCTGGTTCCTGTGCAGAGGTAGCAGTTGTACCTGGTTCCTGTGCAGAGGTAGAAGTTTTACCTGGTTCCTGTGCAGAGGTAGAAGTTTTACCTGGTTCCTGTGCAGAGGTAGCAGTTGTACCTCGTTCCTGTGCAGAGTTAACAGTTGTACCTGGTTCCTGTGCAGAGGTAACATATGTACCTGGTTcctgtgcagaggtaacagttgtacCTGGTTCCTGTGCAGAGGTAGCAGTTTTACCTGGtttctgtgcagaggtcacagttgtacctggttcctgtgcagaggtaacagttgtacCTGGTTCCTGTGCAGAGGTAGCAGTTTTACCTGGTTTctgtgcagaggtaacagttgtacctggttcctgtgcagaggtaacagatgtacctggttcctgtgcagaggtagcagttttacctggttcctgtgcagaggtaacagttgtacctggttcctgtgcagaggtagcagttgtacctggttcctgtgcagaggtaacagttgtacctggttcctgtgcagaggtaacagatgtacctggttcctgtgcagaggtagcagttttacctggttcctgtgcagaggtagcagttgtacctggttcctgtgcagaggtaacagttgtacctggttcctgtgcagaggtaacagttgtacctggttcctgtgcagaggtaacagttgtacCTGGTTCCTGTGCAGAGGTAGCAGTTGTACCTGGTTATCAAAGACAGGCAGTTACCAGTGGAGTGGCGGTGAAGGAGTGGAAAACAGGTCAGTCGGGGGATAACACATTTCTTGACAACCCCTTAAAGTTCTCCAAGGTTGCACGCCCTCTATAAATGGTGATTAGTGGAATATTGTCAATGAGTGACCAAATGAGGAGTTTCCCCTCCTTCATGTAACATTCCCTTCTGCTCTGTCTCCTTACAGGTCCATCGGTCCACGCCTGGCGCATTGTCTTCTTCTGGATTTCCTTCAAAAATGCCTCATATGTATTCCTTAAGGATGAAGAGATCGCTTCCTTGGACTGAGACATGGGCTGTTCTGGTCATTTGCCAATCACTCTACATCTCGGGTTTAGCGTTCTGCCCTCCTCAATGTGTCTGTGAGACAAGGCCCTGGTTCACTCCACAGTCCGTCTACCATGAAGCGAAGACGGTGGACTGCAATGACCTTCTCCTGACTCACATCCCAGAAAATATCTCCATCGACACCCAAGTGCTACTTCTACAAAGTAATAAAATATCACATATGGGTTGGGAACTTCAAGATCTGGTCAACCTTACCGAACTTGACTTGTCTCAAAACCACTTTCAGAGCATCCAGGATTTGAGCATCTCCAACCTTTCTCATCTCATCACCCTTTATCTAGAGGAGAATCAACTCACCGCACTGCCGGACTACTGCCTAAAAGATCTGGAGAGCCTAGAAGAGTTATATATCAATCACAACCAGATTAATTATATCGGCCCACGAGCCTTTGCCGGCCTGGGAAAACTTCTAAGACTCCATCTCAATGCCAACCGTCTAAGTGTCATCGATTCGACATGGTTTGAGAACCTTCCAAACCTAGAGATACTTATGATCGGAGAGAACCCCGTCAGTGCCCTCCAAAACTTGAATTTTCAACCACTTGGAAAGCTACACAGTCTAGTACTGGCGGGGATGGAGCTTAACCATGTCCCAGAAAATGCCTTTTTTGGATTGGACTACCTTGAAAGCCTTTCGTTTTTTGATAATCGTCTTGCATCTGTCCCCAAGGAGGCACTGAAGCACTTGAAACTCCTGAAATTCTTGGACCTTAACAAGAACCCCATAAGTAGAATTCGGACTGGAGATTTTAAAGACATGCCTCATCTTGAGGAACTCAGTCTAAATTCGATGGAGGACCTAGAACGTGTGGAAGCTGAAGCCTTCCAGGACTTACCTGAACTTATTAAGTTAGAAGTTTTTAACAACCCTAGGTTGACCTACCTGGACCCCGGTGCCTTTGGACCCAACGTTAGTTCTTTGAAGACTTTACTACTTAGCAATAATCGATTGGCATTAATACCGCTTAAAGTATTTCAGACACTACAAGGATTATCCGAAATCAGCTTATACAGTAATCCTCTGCGCTGTGATTGCCAAAACAACTGGAAAGGACTTTCATCAGTTCAGCTGATAGAAGCCCAGGCCACACTTTGCACGAGCCCTCCACTAGTCAGCGGACACCTCTTCCAGGAAATCCAAGGACAAGCTTGGTTAAGTCGATGTCCTCCACTAATAGATGAACATTCTTTTCCACCTCGACTTCATCTATCCAAACACCAGCTGGTGACTCTCAATTGCCAAGCAAGTGGTCACCCAAAGCCAGAGATCTACTGGATAACCCCTCACGGAGAAAGGATATCCGGAGGAACGGGCCGAGTTCGAATCCTAGCTGAGGGTTCTCTGGAAATCTTAGATGCTACAGAAGAAGACTCTGGTTCATACATGTGCCAAATGTGGAACTCAGATGGCACGGACAGTAAAAGCGTCGTCATCTTCATCAACGGGACGCAGGAGCAGGAGTTCACGTCTCTTTCCATAGTCACCAAAAAAGTTCATTCCAATTTCGTTGTGGTGGAGTGGAAGATGTTGGGTGGGCCAGCCAATGCTCCTAACGTCCTCGTTCCAGCCTTATGGACCTCTGCTACCATGAGGATACACAACCCACATATCAGTTATACCGCCAAAGTTCCTCTAGATATACAAGAGTACAACCTTACGCATTTACAGCCGGCCACCAAGTATGAGGTTTGCTTCACTGTGTCATCTCTATCCCGGCCAAGTCAACAGTCTTGTCTTAACGTGACCACCAAAGACGCTTCCTTTTCCGTCGCTGCAGTTGGCCGGCCGGTCAGTATCGCCCTTTCGGCAGCTCTAGGCTCTCTCATTGCTGGATTATGCATGGCTGCTGTCATTGTATATGCCGGACATCACCTCCGTTACAAAAGTTGTGGACATTCTTTAAAAAAGTACATGCAGAGGGCTTCGTTCATCCCTCTCAATGACTTCTATCCACCACTTATCAGCCTTTGGGAAGGGGAAATCGAGAAGGAAAAAGAAAGCAGCTTGGAACAACCAGTCTTGGTGCCACCTCAAGAAGATAAGACTTTTCCAACGGTGGTTCAGATCGATACATCAAAGACTTACATGTGGCAGCCTTAAACCCCAATCTATGGACACGATGAACTGAACACTGGGTTCCCAAAATTTCATCCGTAGAAAATGTTCCTGTCTTAGAAATTTTTGTACCTGCAGAATCTACGAGACGTTGGTGACATTAGCACAATTTTGCTCGGACTGACACTAGCGAGAGACATTGGGACGATACTCGTTTTTTCTCCCCTTCGTTCTTGGTCCTCGCTTTTGACCTCCATTACCAGCTTTCAAAAGAAAAATGGTGGCCATTTATATGTCACATGTCTTTTGTGAAAAACTGttaataagaagggaattttggaaGTTGACACCTGTCTATGGTCTTTTGATTTTGTTGTGTTGCGTCTAATATTGAGGTTTCATTCGGGCAATCAGGTACCACCAGAGGGTCAGCTCATGGTCCACAATCCAAAATCTCTCAGAGGGGCTTCCACTTACCCACCTTGCTTTGTGGCAGAGGGGTTGTCAGTACCAGGGTGCGATTTCTATAGCTATGCCCCCTGGATACTTTTCCTGGTATGAACCTACAGTCGCCTCCCGAATTCTGAGTGGTCTACAGTCCATTGAGCATTGCTGGGAGATTCTCATTCATCCCGATGGGTTGTGTGTGGTCCCTGTATCTCTTGATTCATTTCTTCTTGCAAATTAAAATTCTCACTtcttgtagccaccactaggggcagcTGCTTACATAATAATAAACCAGTATACGCTAgctcaggggtcgggaacctatggctcgcgagtgaGATGTGGCTCTCTTGATGGCTCCATCTTGctcacagacaaatctttaattgaaaaaatactgtattttccggtttgtaagacatACTTAtttccccaaaactgggggaaacaatgggggtgcatcttacaaaccgcatatggcttactggggcagcAGTGGAGGCGCAGAGTTGTCGATACTGGaggctcgtggggtgtcgcggcggcaggcgccattgatctgtgagCTGCTTTGAAtcacccgcagttgacgagatcgacttcaagaaaatggccacggattaggcgcatgcgcagataggactctgtggccattttcttgaagttcatcgcgtcgCTCTGCACACGCACCACGGCcagtttcttgaagtccatctcgtcaactgcgggagattcaaagcagcccgccgaCAGATCAATGGACCTCGCCGCCACGAcatcccacgagcccgcagtattgaCAACCCTCCACTGCCATacactgagccacgacaccccctcttccgagcctgtcggcagatcaatggcacctgccgccaTGACACCCCATTAGCCCGCAGCAGTATTGCTGACCcttcgcacactgaccctcttgagccgcgacaccccctcctccaagcccgctgtatcgctgaccctccgcacactgacccttttGACCCACGATACCCCTTCCTCCGAGCccacagtattgccgaccctccgcaCACTTACCCTCTtaagccacgacaccccctcttctgagcccgccggcagatcaatggcacctgccgccaTGACACCCCATTAGCCCGCAGCAGTATTGCTGACCcttcgcacactgaccctcttgagccgcgacaccccctcctccaagcccgcagtattgccgaccctccgcaCACTTACCCTCTtaagccacgacaccccctcttctgagcccgccggcagatcaatggtgcctgccgtCATGACAACCCatgagcccgcagcagtatcgccgaccctccgcacactgaccctcttgagccgcgacactccCACCTCCGAGCCTACTGTATTGCCCaccctctgcacactgaccctcttgagccgcgacacccactcctctgagcccgcagcagtatcgctgaccctccgcatactgaccctcttgagccgcgacaccccctcctccgagccgcagtattgccgaccctccggaCACTAaccctcttgagccgtgacaccccctctTCCGAGCCTGCCGCCATGACACCCCATGAGTCCTCAGCAGTATCGCCGACTGTCTACACACTGACCCTTTTGAACCGCGACACTCCCTTCTCCGTGCggacagtatcgccgaccctcaggacactgaccctcttgagccgcgacactccCACCTCCGAGCCTACTGTATTGCCCaccctctgcacactgaccctcttgagccgcaacCCCCCTCCTCCATGCCCGCAGCATTGCCTACTCTGCCTCTGGGTTCTTCTGAGCCGcttcaccaccgccgctccccccctggtgagtatggctctcatggaATTACACTTTAAAATATGGCGTTCACTGCTCTCTCAGTCAAAAAGGTTCCCGACCTCCACGCTAGCTTctccttagtggtggctgcaggtgccCCAGATTCTGTATGCAGCAAATTTGGAGTTTTGCTTCAGAAAAAAAAGCATTTCATccctcaaactatttatatgtacatgtagctctttcaaagacaagtccagcaatacctttacacggCCAGTCCGttcctccgttactgagaaatcagcgtttgaaatgatatgcaaatgaagctgaagagctatggtagatctgaagcctccgtcactccagctctattcctcacctTCTGCTTCAGGCAGAGACGTCATCAGTCACGCAGGAGGATATGGCGCTGAGCGGGTGGGATGTAGAAAACTATCAAAGGGGCCCTGAATATAAGGTAGATTGGGCCTTCTTTATGGATAGCGGTATGTCATGATCTGGCGGTTCTTCGTGTGACAGGCTCCAGCAGGCCACATACCACAGCGGGAGCACAGGACCCCCCCGGCCTCGGCGAGAAGGAGCAGGAGAAATATTCTGTGTATTCCAGTTATGGTTACCAGACATAAAATACATCAAATCCAGACACAAGaggtatttttaaaaaatatatttacagATATAACAATATATAATGATTTACAGTGTCCTCAAAGGCCTTCATAAAAGATCCAAATGAACAAGACCAGAAGAGTGAGACAGAATGAGAGCAGCACGGAGACTCCCCCGAGAGAGCGTCCCCTCATCAACATGTACGAGAGAGAAATACTGTGCGGATAGGGACACCCGGACCCAGGAAAGATGGGTGTACAGACGTCTGCATGTGTCACATGaccggagaggacgggccgtgtgtgtagtgaccAGAGAGGATgggccgtgtgtgtagtgaccggagaggacgggctgtgtgtgtagtgaccggagagAACGGGCTgtgtgtgtagtgaccggagaggaaGGGCCGTGTGTGTGGTGACCGGAGAGGAAgggccgtgtgtgtagtgactggagaggacgggccgtgtgtgtagAGACCAGAGAGGACGGGCCGTGTGTAGAGACCAgagaggacgggccgtgtgtgtagtgaccggagaggacgggccgtgtgtgtagtgaccggagaggacgggcTGTGTGTGTAGAGACCAgagaggacgggccgtgtgtgtagtgaccggagaggaaGGGCCGTGTGTGTGGTGaccggagaggacgggccgtgtgtgtggtgaccggagaggacgggccgtgtgtgtggtgactggagaggacgggccgtgtgtgtGGTGACCGGAGAGGAAGGGCCGTGTGTGTGGTGaccggagaggacgggccgtgtgtgtggtgaccggagaggacgggccgtgtgtgtggtgactggagaggacgggccgtgtgtgtagAGACCAgagaggacgggccgtgtgtgtagAGACCAgagaggacgggccgtgtgtgtGGTGACCGGAGAGGAAGGGCCGTGTGTGTGGTGACCGGAGAGGAAGGGCCGTGTGTGTGGTAACCAGAGAGGAAGGGCCGTCtgtgtagtgaccggagaggacaggccgtgtgtgtagt is part of the Anomaloglossus baeobatrachus isolate aAnoBae1 chromosome 9, aAnoBae1.hap1, whole genome shotgun sequence genome and encodes:
- the LOC142251589 gene encoding leucine-rich repeat neuronal protein 1-like, producing MPHMYSLRMKRSLPWTETWAVLVICQSLYISGLAFCPPQCVCETRPWFTPQSVYHEAKTVDCNDLLLTHIPENISIDTQVLLLQSNKISHMGWELQDLVNLTELDLSQNHFQSIQDLSISNLSHLITLYLEENQLTALPDYCLKDLESLEELYINHNQINYIGPRAFAGLGKLLRLHLNANRLSVIDSTWFENLPNLEILMIGENPVSALQNLNFQPLGKLHSLVLAGMELNHVPENAFFGLDYLESLSFFDNRLASVPKEALKHLKLLKFLDLNKNPISRIRTGDFKDMPHLEELSLNSMEDLERVEAEAFQDLPELIKLEVFNNPRLTYLDPGAFGPNVSSLKTLLLSNNRLALIPLKVFQTLQGLSEISLYSNPLRCDCQNNWKGLSSVQLIEAQATLCTSPPLVSGHLFQEIQGQAWLSRCPPLIDEHSFPPRLHLSKHQLVTLNCQASGHPKPEIYWITPHGERISGGTGRVRILAEGSLEILDATEEDSGSYMCQMWNSDGTDSKSVVIFINGTQEQEFTSLSIVTKKVHSNFVVVEWKMLGGPANAPNVLVPALWTSATMRIHNPHISYTAKVPLDIQEYNLTHLQPATKYEVCFTVSSLSRPSQQSCLNVTTKDASFSVAAVGRPVSIALSAALGSLIAGLCMAAVIVYAGHHLRYKSCGHSLKKYMQRASFIPLNDFYPPLISLWEGEIEKEKESSLEQPVLVPPQEDKTFPTVVQIDTSKTYMWQP